A region of the Thalassoroseus pseudoceratinae genome:
GTTCAACAAGTTCCTGCGAGCCAAGCAGTGCATCCAACAATGCGACTTGATTGTGGGAAAACCGAACGTGTTCGTCTTCGGGGATGCCCAAACCAGACAGCAATCCGAATTGTCGCTGCCATTCTTCCGGTAGAATCCCCCACGAGCCGTCATCGAGGCGAATCGTGGTGTCGCCGCGAGACAACGCTGAGAGCAATTCCGGAAACGATACGCTGCCGCCACCGAAATCGACTTTCGCATGCAACTCGAACCAGTCGATTCCAGACTCCACACGGAATTGGACTTTGCCAGGTTGACGAACTTCTTGACCGTCGGCTTTGATGATCCAACCTTGCTCGATCATCGTCCGCACCGCCGGCCCCAACGAACGAGCGGCGATTTCCACATCAAAACCACTCCGACGTTGGTCGAGCAGTCGCCGGAAGCCGTTCTCTTGCAGTTGTGTCCAGGCGGTTTCCTCGGCTTCCCGATTTCGCAAGATACAACGGCCTTGCTCACGCTGGACAATGGCCCATTGCGTGCTCGATGCCGACACCTGTGTTCCGAGGTAGTCGAAACGGACATCGCCTTGCAATCGTTCCCAATGCCAGCGTTTGCCGCGTGGCGAGCGGATCGTCAAATACGGAACGGGATCGCAAGTGATTTCCTCAAGGTCCAATTCCTTCGGCAGATCTAACCGAGGCAGCGTGGGCATATCGAGGAGTTGATCGACCAAGTCGTGTTCTTCACCCTCGGGAGCCGTCAACCGTGAATCGCCATTGAACAGGTTGACCCAATTGAACGCATCGAAGTCTTGCAACCGGGCAATATGTGTGTTCGTCAGCACCAAACCGCCGGGAACCAGCAATTCCGTTTCCGACAGTTCGATCGATTCGTCATCGCGACGCAGTAATCCATCGACGCTCCACTCACCTTCGTCACCATCGTGGCTGACGTGGAGCGTCAGGTCCCAAGGTGAACCCTCGTCCCAGGAAAGGGGCGTTTGCTCGCTTTCTTCCGAATTCATGAAGCGAACGCGACCGGTTCGGCACATCAATGGCAGAATCAACTCGCATAACGCAAACGGAATGCGGTAACGGAACGTCGTGGATTGCACTTCGGCTTGCTGTGCGTACCAATTCGACCGCTCTGGAGTTCCCCCGGTGAGATAGGCCAGAATCTTGCTGTCGTCTTCGTGTTCGACTTCATCGAGTTTGCCAGGACGCAATTTGAGCGGTTTCAGCTTGCCCCATTGTCCGTTGGCCCGGCGTTGCCGTTGCGAGGTTTGGACGACGAGTTGCCCGACGTTGCGACTTTCCTCGATGTCGATTTCGTAGAAAATCTCGCGTTCGCGTCCGGCCGACGGCGCAGGCGGTTCGCTGGAACGCATGTCCTTACGGAGATCCTGCAATCGGCTTTCCCATGGACGTAAACGCGGTTTGGTCTCGACCGCCGTCGATTGCGTAGTTTTGGTCCCATTGGTTCGGGGAGCGGCCGGCGGTTGGAACACGTCGCCGTCGTCTTCTTCCTCGTCCCAGTCATCTTCAAAGAGATCAGGTTCGAGTTCCGCAACGAACGGGGGGCAATTCCCAGGACGAGCCGGTCCCGTGAGCAAGTTCCCCTGTTCGACACACAGAACGGTCGCCCAAAGGTGCTTGCACGCACCGGATCTTTGAAATGCATCGCAGGTGCAATACATCTTCAAATCGCCTTCGACCCGGCTTAATTGCGTTTGGTTTTCCTCACCGCTGTCGCGGACCACTCCGAAGACTTGTTCGGGGGTGACTCGGACCAGCGAGACTCGTTCGGCCTCCAAATAAGCCGCCCCACGAAAACGCAAATCGGCTCGAAACTTGCCTTCCAAAAGCTCACTCAGCGTCACAGTGGCTCCCTGCCAGTTGCGGATTGTCGTCGATGTTCGAATGCAGCACTTTTACTGCACGTGGTTG
Encoded here:
- a CDS encoding SNF2-related protein; protein product: MTLSELLEGKFRADLRFRGAAYLEAERVSLVRVTPEQVFGVVRDSGEENQTQLSRVEGDLKMYCTCDAFQRSGACKHLWATVLCVEQGNLLTGPARPGNCPPFVAELEPDLFEDDWDEEEDDGDVFQPPAAPRTNGTKTTQSTAVETKPRLRPWESRLQDLRKDMRSSEPPAPSAGREREIFYEIDIEESRNVGQLVVQTSQRQRRANGQWGKLKPLKLRPGKLDEVEHEDDSKILAYLTGGTPERSNWYAQQAEVQSTTFRYRIPFALCELILPLMCRTGRVRFMNSEESEQTPLSWDEGSPWDLTLHVSHDGDEGEWSVDGLLRRDDESIELSETELLVPGGLVLTNTHIARLQDFDAFNWVNLFNGDSRLTAPEGEEHDLVDQLLDMPTLPRLDLPKELDLEEITCDPVPYLTIRSPRGKRWHWERLQGDVRFDYLGTQVSASSTQWAIVQREQGRCILRNREAEETAWTQLQENGFRRLLDQRRSGFDVEIAARSLGPAVRTMIEQGWIIKADGQEVRQPGKVQFRVESGIDWFELHAKVDFGGGSVSFPELLSALSRGDTTIRLDDGSWGILPEEWQRQFGLLSGLGIPEDEHVRFSHNQVALLDALLGSQELVERDEQFEELRTRFREFGGVQEDKEPTGFKGELRGYQREGLGWLSFLQDFRLGGCLADDMGLGKTIQVLALLMRRRQNRDKRLPSLIVVPKSLLFNWHQESTRFTPEQAVLDYSGLDREALREKFDEYDIILTTYGTLRRDIVNLKDVQFDYVILDEAQTIKNPSSQIAKASRLLRANHRVALSGTPIENHLGDLWSIFEFLNPGMLGRSSIFKSYTTDTKDENSRQLLTSGLRPFILRRTKSQVAGELPEKVEQTLYCDMGTDQRRLYDELRDHYRSSLLGMVEKQGLGKSKMHVLEALLRLRQAACHPGLLREDSKAEQGAKLEVLVPHLEELIQEGHKSLVFSQFTSMLSIVRDHLDEAGLKYEYLDGQTRDRAERVESFQNDPEKGIFLISLKAGGLGLNLTAADYVFLLDPWWNPAVEAQAIDRAHRVGQTRQVFAYRLICRGTVEEKIAELQKKKRGLAEAILEADNNLLRDLSTDDLELLLS